The Desmospora profundinema sequence ACCATCTATTTTACTTCTACAAGACTACCCTTACGAGTCGTCTTCACCGCCAGTAATTGCTTTCTTCACTCGGTCCTGCAACTCACCAAAGATGGTATTATCATCGTCCGAAAACACAGCTACCAGTAGAGCGGCAAACAAAGCACCAGCAGCCAAAATCCCAACATACTCCAAAGTCGGAGATCCCTTCTTGCTCGCTAAGGGTTTCCGAAAATTAGGGATGTAGTCTTTCGCTTCTTCCCAAAAACCTTTCATTTTGCTCACCACGATTCCTCCCTTAATATTATGATGGCTCACTTGAAGTTAATCCCTATTTCGTAACACCACCTCCTCTTATCCAAAAATGTTTCTAGTAACAAAATATGAATAGATAAATGCAGACAGAATGAGCATCACAATCGAAGGAGCGATGACAAACGCACTGACTAACGAAATTTTGGGTGCCGCTTTTCCAGCCGCTTCCTTTGCCCTTTCCGCTCGCATCCGTCTCATTTCCTCCGCTTGTTGGGCAAAGGTTTCCGCAATCGGAGTGCCGAGGTTGTTGGCTTGAATCATGCTTTGAATTAATGCTTCCAGATCCGATGAGGTCGTCCGTTCCATCAAGGAACGGTATGCTGCCTCTCGCTGCACTCCAAATTGAATTTCTTGGTTCAAGCGAGCAAATTCTTCGCTCAAAGGGCCTTTATTTGTAGTGACATAGTAGGCCAAGGCTTCATCCAAGCCCATGCCCGCTTTGAGAGTGATACTCATCATATCCATGAAGTCGGGCAATTCCAATCGCATCTTCTCTTGCCTCTTCTTCGCTAGAACCTTTAAAAGAAGCATGGGTGCCATGTATCCCATGACAGGCAGAAAAACAAACAATATCATACCCAAAGGAAATCCGATCACGTACAACAAGAACCCCAGCCCACCCCCACCGATGGCTCCCAGCACCTTGGCTCCCTGAATACGGTCCGTATTTAACCCATATGGATAACCCGCCAGGATTAGGTCCTTCTCAATGATTTGGGGATCACTCAACAATTCGATTTTATTCCCGGTATCGGACATGGCATCCATCCAACGATGGAGCGTCTCTCGTTTGCTGAAATCGTTCGACATCACATTACGCGGAGTGATGCGTTTAGCCAAATACTTGTCCACTTCCTGGTAATCACGGCGGTAGAAAAAATAGTTGACCCCTGCGAATAACAGGAGGAACCAGATCGTGATAATCAGGAGAAACAATACAAAGGAATCCATGGTTATCCCTTCTTAAAACCGGATGTCGGCGATTTTCTTAATCAAGAAAAATGCTAGAACCTGCATAAATATGAAAACGACTAAAACAATTAAACCAAATATAGACGTGAAAAAGTCAAAGAATCCTTCAATCATCTGACTCATCATGATCACGATCAGCAGTGATATCAACGGAAGCAGGTAAGCGGAGTAGCGTGCTTGAGCGATGGAAGCGTCGATGGTCTTGTTAATTATCTTGCGTTCTTCCATGGTGTTGGCCATTTCATTTAATACGGTAGCCAAATCGCCCCCTGCACGGCGTTGGATGATTAAAGCATTAATAAACACCTGCAAATCCCTGCTGTACACACGGGTGAGCATATCATTCAACGAATGTTCCAAATCCCTGCCCAACCGCGATTCCCGCACCACAATCGCCACTTCATCCTTGATGGGAGACGGGAGTTCCTGCATCACCAATTCCAAGCCTTGCGGGATTGATAAGCCTGCCCTTGCCGCACTGGACAACAATCGGCACGTTTCAGATAACTGGTTGTTTATCTTATTGACGTAGATAAACTTCCTCGATGCCAAAAACAACCGAGATCCTATCGGGGTCAGCGATGTTGCGACCACGATCCCCAACCATAAAGGTGCTTCCAACCAATAGTAAAGGAGAAAGAACAGAAATAGTCCAACCGCCAACAGCAGGGCTCCGTATTCGGAGGGGCGAATCTTGAGGCTGGCCCGTTTTAATTGTGGTTCCAGCCGCTTGGCCCATTGTTGCTGATCGATTTTTTGCGCAAGCTGTTCTGAGAAGCGTTCTTCTGCAATGACGCTGGTTTTTTCACCCATGGTTTCGTGGGTTTGTTTTTTTACCGTGCGGTATTGCAGGGCATAAAACAAAACCATGAACAAGCTGAAAACAGAAGCGGCTCCCAGGATGGCGATGGTCATGTTATACCCTCCTGGGCCATCGGCCGGAATACTTCCGGATCCATCGGTACTCCGTATGCTTTCAGTCGATCCAAACAGGCGGGTACGGTACCTGTGGCTGTAAAATATCCTTCTACTTTTCCCTCTTCCGTCACGTTGGTCTGAACGTACTGGAAGATATCCCGTACCTTCACACTGCCGTCCGGTTCCTCATGAATCTCGGCGATTTCCATCATCTTTCTTTGACCGTCGGGCAGACGACTGATTTGGATAATGACATCGATGGCCCCCACCAAGTACTGCTGGATGATATCGGTAGGCAGATCCATCCCCGACATCATGACCATCGCTTGCAAACGACTTAAGGCATCGGAGGGGGAGTTGGAGTGCACCGTTGTCAGTGAACCTTCATGACCGGTATTCATCGCCTGTAACATGTCAAATGCCTCCGATCCCCGCACTTCCCCAACGATGATCCGATCAGGCCGCATCCGTAGTGCGTTTCGTACCAATTGTCGTATGGTCACTTCCCCTTTGCCTTCCACATTGGAGGGGCGCGCTTCCATCCCTGCTACATGCCCATGGGGAATCCGAAGCTCGGCCATATCTTCAATGGTGACGATCCGTTCATTTTCCGGGATAAAACAAGCCAAGGCGTTTAGCAGGGTCGTTTTTCCGCTGCCTGTACCGCCGGAGATAATAATATTTAATTTTGCTTTTACCAAACTGGTCAAAAATTGGCCCATATCCCGATTAAGGCTACCGAAGCCGATTAAGTCATCCAGCGAAATCGGATCTTTTCTAAATTTCCGTATGGATACCAAGGACCCTTTTAAACTGATGGGAGGGATAACGGCATTCACACGGGAGCCATCGGGTAATCGGGCATCCACCATCGGAGAGCTGACATCGATTCGACGGCCAATAGGAGCAACGATCCGGTCGATCACATGGCGCAGGGCTTCCTCATCCCGAAATTGAATGTCGGTTTTATGAAGCTGTCCCTTCTTTTCATAAAACACTTCATTGGGTCCATTCACCACAATTTCCGTAATATCCTCATCTTCCAGCAATGACTCTAACGGCCCATAACCGACGGATTCATTAATGATGCGGGAGATCAACCGCTCACGACCATGTTGTGTGATCACAACTTGTTCGTCCGCTAGATATCGCCCGATCAGCCGGTCCAACGTAACCCTCAGTTCGGCGGACGGCATCTGAGTCAACTTTTCCAGATCCGTCTCTCTCAACAGACGGGTCTTAAAATGTTTCGCCAGTTGATCCAATTGGGTGTCATGCATAGAAGTAGAGGGGGCATTGGATTGTTCCCGTTCCGTCTTTTTTCGTTTGTTGTTTTTTCGAGCATGAGAAAAAAGTGACAAGTTCGGCCCCTCCTAAGCGGACTTCATGGAATCCATGGTCAAAAGCCAACGAGCCAATTTCTGAACATCGCGAGCAAATAAGGACAAACCCCGCTCGCTACGTGACGATCGAATCAGCTTACCCTGATTCAAAATCTGCTGAGTCCGTTTATTGTCGTCGCGCAATGAAGCAATAACAGGATACGGAAAGTGTTTCGAAACATCTTTTTGCGTTAACTCTGTCTCACGGCTCATTCGATTTAGAATTAAGTTCAGGCGGTTGGCTGGATCAATCCCCAATTTCGAGAAGAGATCCAACACACTGTTTAAAGCCGTCATGGAAAGCATATCGGGAATCATCACATACCCGATCTGATCCGCTTCTTCTAATACCGTGTAATTAATCGGCGTCATCTCGGAAGGCAGATCAACCAAGATGTAGTCATAATACAATCGGGCCGTACGCAACAGGCGCTCCACGTGCTCTTCTGTTACTTGTTCCGCTATTTCCGCGCTCCCCGGACTTGCCAGAACCTCGATTTGCGATTTTGGCTCTACCACGGTGACACTGCGAATATGGTTGTCATTCAACTCCTGCAATACCGGATCTAGATCATAGATATGGCGATCACTAGTCAATTGAAGAATCGTTTCAATGCCCCCATACTGAAGGTTAAGATCCACTAAGAGAACGCTGGAGTTGGAGTCCAAGCCGATGGTCTGGGCGAGTGTGGAAGTGACCAAACTTCTGCCTTGTCCCCCTTTTCCGCTGTAAAAAGCCATCACCTTTCCTTGTGCCCAGGAAAAGCTGGCAGCTGCTTCATCTTTCACACTTTGACTCTCTAAGGCACGGACCGCTCTGCCCAATACGTCTTCCAGCGCTTGTATTTCTTCCGGCAAAAATAAGATGTCGAATGCTCCCGCCCGGTTCACATCCCTTGTACGTAAAGGGTCTCGCCGTTCCGTCAAGTATACGATCAAAGCGTCGGGAACCTCTCGGGATATATACGGAATCAGTTGAACGCTGTTCCCGCTTTTTTGTTCATGCAACACGACGATGTCTGGTTTTAATCGAACGATTTCTTTTCGCACTTCACTTGACTCCAGACAATGGTTCTTAGGAAACTTGGTAGCCACTTTGGAACGTAAATCTTCTGCTTGATTCTTATCTTCACTGACGATGAGAAGTTTATGTTGAACTGGCATGAAACGGTCCAACCTCCTACTTCATGGTCTCGTTACAAACCGGAATCTTGATTTTCTCCATTTGAATTATTGGGGTCAACGGTATCCCCTTCATCAGAAGGAGAGGTGTGAGGGTGATTCTCATTTTGTTGGCTGCCATCCTCAGTGGATGGAGGTGCTCCTTGCTGTTCATTTCCTTCTTTCTCTTGATCGGAAGATCTCCTTTTCTTCGACCCTTCGCTGGGAGCTTTTAAGACACGGATGGATACAGCAAAGTTTTCTTCATGAATCAGCTTCTCGGCTTCTTTAAGGGTCATCTCCAGCCCGATCCCTTTCCCATCCCCTGTCATGGCCACTACCGGAACATCTCTCATAAAAACACTGGTTTTTACATTACCGTTACTTCTGTTTGAAACGACAATATCAACGCGGTCGTTCACTTCTAGTGATCCATCAAACTTCACACGGTCCGACTGAGCCAGCGTTACCATCCGTTTATCATTGGCTGTTAGGAACGACTGTGATTTTAAAATATTTCGGGTAAGCAAGTCTCCTTCTTCCATAGGAGAAATCGAAATTAAGCGATCAATGGAGTAGGGGTAATCCCCCAATTGAATCTGATTCAAATCGGTTACAGCCGATTCCTGAACATATTGGACAGGGACTTTCACCTCTTTGAAGTGTTCTGAGGATAAAGGCTCCCTGGACGAAATGTCCTTCGCCGCCACATACACTGTTGCGTGGTTCCCCAGTCGTGAATCGACCGCACTCACCTTTTGCATGAACATAAAGCCCGCGATCGCCGCTAAACCCAGTGCTAATATGAGAAAAATGATGGCTCTGCGCTTTGCGTCTTGCATTCTTTTGGACACCTGCTTATCATAAGGATTTGTAAATACAGAGATTCAATTTGAAATATTAGATTATCAGAAGCTACAACAGTGCAAAGCAATGAGCAAACCCAATATTTCTAAATGAACACCCCTGTAATATCACTGAAACCAGTAAACCACTAAAACTGCCGCCAATATAAACGGGGCAAACGGAAATTCGGTATGCTTGCCTACACTGGACCACCGGAAAAGCTTCACGCCAAACACCACAACCGCCGCCAACACATGAGACAACAAAAAGATCGACAAAAACGGCTCCCATCCCACCGCCAACCCGATCATAGCGAACAGCTTTACATCTCCGCCGCCGATGGAACGTTCGTTTGTCAAAGCTGCGATGACTGTTAACACGATGAGCACGATGACTCCGGTCAATATGTAGTTCCACCAGGGTTCCGGGCGGTGAAACATTCGGATGATTACTGCGGCGGCCACTCCGATTAAGACAAAGCGGTCGTAGATGAGTCTCTCTCTCAAATCGGTAACGGTTGCTGCAATTAATAGTCCGATGAGAATCCAATATAATACGTGTTCCGCCAAGTTCGTTCATCCTTTGGTTGCGTCACATTTTTGGAAACCATTGCTTATTACACAGGCAATTATATTCCCAATCAACTGGAAAAAGCAAGAGGGAAAATGAAAATTAGGACCAATAGACTATCATTAAAAAGAAAAATGTCAGCGGTTTCTATTCGAATCATATCTTTTCACATATTCCAGGTACCTAATCATAAAGTGAAGCCAGTCCCTTTTATAAATAGGTAGTGCATTTTTCATTCTCTGCTTCCATTCATAACTTCATAGCGAAAGCCACCCGGTTGGGTGGCTTCCTCCATTCTCATCTCCTCGGCCGTTTCCCCCCGATCCCGATTGCTACGCCTTCCCGGGTGGAGTCGGCCGCGCCGTGGTAGAGGCCAGTGGCGGGGTCGATCCAGATGGCGTTGACGTTGCCGATGTCCCGAGGAGCGGCTTCGAAGCGGTGGCCGCGGGCTTCCAGGTCGGCGCGAACGTCATCGGGGATGCCGGGCTCCCAGCGGATGTTGGGATAGGCGTTGGTGTAGATGCGGGGTTCCTCGATGGCGTCTTTTAAGGCCATGTCGTATTCCAGGACGTTTAGGATCGTCTGGGCGACGGAGGCGATGATGGTGGGGCCGCCCGGGGAACCGACGGTCATGACGGGGTTGCCGCCCTGAAAGACGATGGTGGGGGTCATGGAACTCATGGGCCGTTTGCCGGGCTGGACTTCGTTGGGGCCGCCGGGGCGGGCGTCAAAGTCGGTCAGCTCGTTGTTCAGCAGGATGCCGGTGCCGGGTACCATGATGCCGGTGCCGAAGAGCTGCTCGATGGTGGTGGTGTAGGAGACCAGGTTGCCCCAGCGGTCGGCGACGGTGAAGTGGGTGGTTTCGCCGCCGGGCCGGTCATCCTCTTGCCGAGTGGCTTCCCCTGTGGCAGAGCCGCCCTGATACGCCCAGGGGTCTCCCGGCTCTACGTGGGGATTGGCCTGCTCCCGATCGATGAGGGCGGACCGCTCCCGTAAGTAGTCGGGGTGGAGCATGCCGCGCTGGGGGACGGTGACGAAGGCGGGATCCCCGATGTAGGTTCCACGGTCGGCGTAGGCCAGGCGGCTGGCCTCGGCAAAGAGATGATATTTTTCCGGGGAGCGGACGTCGTATTGGCCGATGTGTTGATCCTCCAGCATGGTCAGGATCTGGAGGGCCGTAATGCCGCCGGAGCTGGGCGGAGGCATGGTGACGATCTCGTATCCCTGGAAGCTGCCGCGCACCGGTTCATCGATGGTGAGGCGATAGCGGGCCAGGTCGGCCCGGGTCATGGTGCCGCCGTACTCCTGGACGGTATCGGCGATTTTCGCCCCGATCTTTCCGCGGTAGAAAACACTCGGTCCATACCACTGGATCGTGCGGAAGGTTTTGGCCAGATCTTTTTGCACCAGCCGGTCCCCTTCTTGTAAGGGCTCCCCGTCAGGCAGAAAGACGTCTTTGGCCGGGGTGCGGGACAATTTTTCCTGGTGGTCCTGGATCGCCTGGGCCAGCACGCGGTTGACCCGCACACCTCTGTCCGCCATGCGGATGGAGGGCTGGATCAACTCGGCCATGGGCCGAGTCCCCCACCGCTTCAGGGCCGTATCCAGTCCCATCAGGGTGCCGGGCACGCCGACGGCGTTGCCGTGTGTGGATCGGACGGCAAAGGGAATGATGCGCCCGTTTTCATCCAGGAACATGTCGGGAGTCGCCCCCGCCGGGGCGCGCTCGCGGCTGTCGATGATGGTGACGCGGTCCCTCCTTTTCTCGTAAACCATCATAAATCCGCCCCCGCCGATGCCGGACATCATCGGCTCTGACACTTGCAGCGCAAACTGGATGGCGACGGCGGCATCCACCGCGTTTCCGCCTTTACGCAGCACATGGGCTCCTACACGGGAGGCTTCCTCAGTAGCGGTCACCACCATGCCGTTTCGCCCCACGTCCACCTGTTTGTCCCCTGAGGGGGGCATCGTTCCCTCGGCAACGGAGACACCGGGCAGCGCCAGTGAAAAAACCAACAACAAGACCAGCGACCAACCAGCCATGCGCTTTCCTTTACCCATGTCATCGCTCCCTTTGATTAGGGCGTGTCTGAACCAAATCATCAGACAGACCCTGTGAATGTCCCAAATCTCCTGGATGGAGATCCACTATGAATCGCAGATAAACGATTGGAAATATTCGTATTATTACAATTCTATGTAAACAGGCGAGATCCTGCCACTCCACATAAATGAAAAAAGCCCGTACATCCTAAGCGGGAAGACAGACGATGGGAGGAATCGGAACGCATGAAAACAAACGGCGGAAACCGGGGATGGAAGGGACTGCTGTGGATCACGGCGGCAGTAGTGGCAGTAAAGGGGGGATGGGGCGTACTTACGCCCGCACCGGCCGAGGCGGTCGCTCTCCCTTCTTCACCCGCGACTGAAAACATCGCCCACCGGGGAGCTTCCGGGCATGCACCGGAATCGACACTGCCCGCTTTCCGCCTGGCAAACCGCATGGGAGCCGATTGGATCGAGTTGGATGTGCACCAAACCCGGGACGGGGAGTTGGCGGTGATCCACGACAAGAGCGTAAACCGAACCACCAATGGGCAAGGAGCGGTAAAAAATCTCACCCTGAGCCAGTTGAAACGGCTGGATGCCGGCTCCTGGTTTGACGCCACCCATCCAAAGCAGACGGTTTCGTATCGGGGAGCCCGCATCCCTACCCTGGAGGAAGTGCTGCTTTCCCAGGGAAAACAGGGCCGTTTTTGTATCGAGATCAAGGAAGGGTTGCCCGTCGGGGTGGAAAAACAGGTGCTGGATACGTTGAAACGACACGGGTTGCTCCCCCGTCACCAGCCGGAACGGGTCATGATCCAGTCCTTTGATCCCCATGTGTTAAAACGAATCCGGCAGTCCCACCCCCGGCTCACGCTGGTTCAGCTGATCCACTTCCGGGAAGCGGGCTCCCTCTCCCGCCCCGGGCTACAGCAAATCGCCGATTATGCCGACGCCATCGGTTATCATCAACGGCGGATGGAGCGGGACGACATCCGGCGCGCCCACCGCGAAGGATTGCGGATCCATGCCTATACGGTCAACCGCAAAAAGAAGATGCGCCAATTGATGGACTGGGGCGTGGATGCCATCTGCACCAATTTCCCCGACCGGCTGCGAGACGTCAAAAGGGAGCGTCACCGATAAGGAACGCTCCCTTTTGATACCATTTTGCGTCTCTCCAATTCCATCGAGGCGGTCTCTTCTTCATCACCGGCAATCCGGGAGTACGTGATGATTCCTCCGAAAAATGCCGCCGCCCCTACATAAATCAAAAAGCGCGGGGACCACAAGATCCCCAGGACTACACCGACCAAGGAGACGGTCAGGCACACTCGCCGCACCGCCCCGCTCGCCCTTCCCTCCAACCCCAGATAACCGATTAACCCACCAGTCATGAAGAAAGCGAGTACCCCTTCGACCACCACCCGCATCCCCCTTCCTCAAACCCCGCTTTTTTGTCCAGTCGGTCGTCCGAATTTTCATGCTGTCAACGGGAGAGAAAAGCCCCCCGCATGGGTGACGAGGGGCGTTGTCGAACCGATGTCCAGCTGCGGCCTTCTCAGCCTTGATCCCGCATCACCGGGAACAACAGGACATCACGAATGGAGGGACTGTCTGTGAACAGCATCACCAACCGGTCAATCCCGATCCCGAGACCGCCGGTGGGAGGCATCCCGTATTCCAGCGCTTCCAGGAAATCTTCATCCATGGGATGGGCCTCATCGTTCCCTTGGGCCTTCTCCTTCACCTGGGCTTCAAAGCGCTCCCGTTGGTCCACGGGGTCGTTCAGCTCAGTGAATGCATTGGCATGCTCCCGACCGACGATAAATAACTCAAAGCGATCAGTGAAGCGGGGATCGTCGTCATTCTTCTTGGCCAGCGGGGAGATCGCCACCGGGTGACCATAGACAAAGGTGGGCTGAATCAGGTGTTCCTCCACCTTTTGCTCAAAAAATTCATTGACGATATGGCCGAACGTCATGGACGGTTTCACGTCCACGCCGTGTTCCTCAGCGAGGGCATGGGCCTCTTCATCGCTCATCTGCCGCCAGAAGTCGACGCCGGTGTGTTCTTTCACCAGGTCCACCATGTGCCTGCGCGCCCAGGGTTGTCCCAGTTCCACCACATGATCGCCGTAGGATAACGTGGTGGTCCCTTTCACTTCCCGGGCTGCATGGGTGATCATGCGCTCGGTCAAATCCATGATGTCCTCAAAATCGGCGTAGGCTTCATACAGCTCCATCATGGTGAACTCCGGATTGTGGCGGGTGGAGATCCCTTCGTTGCGGTAAACCCGCCCAATCTCGTACACCTTCTCGATTCCGCCCACAATCAGGCGCTTCAGATGAAGCTCAATCGCAATCCGCATAAACAATTCCCGGTCCAGCGCGTTATGGTGGGTGATAAAGGGACGGGCCGCCGCCCCGCCGGGAATCGTGTGAAGGGTAGGCGTCTCCACTTCCAGATAACCCTGATCATCCAGCCAACGGCGCAGAGTACTGATGATCCGGCTGCGGGCGACGAAGGTCTCCTTTACATCCGGATTCATGATCAGGTCGAGATACCGTTTGCGGTAACGCAATTCCACATCCTTCAGTCCGTGGAATTTCTCCGGCAGGGGACGCAGCGACTTGGACAGGAAGGTGACGGACGCCGCCTTGACACTGGTTTCGCCGCGGTTGGTTTTAAAGACGGTGCCGGAAATCCCCAGCCAGTCCCCCAGATCGGCGGTGGTGAAGGTTTCGTATTGCTCCTCCCCGACCTGATCCTTCCGGACGTAGATCTGGATGCGTCCGCTCTGATCCTGCAGGTGGGCAAAAGAAGCCTTCCCCTGCTTCCGCTTGGCCACCAGGCGGCCGGCAATCACGACGGACTGGCCTTTTTCTTCGATCTCCTCTTTGGAGAACGCATCAAAGGCATCCAGGATCTCCCGGGCGGTATGGGACCGTTCAAATTTGCGGCCGAAGGGATCGATGCCCCGCTCTCGCAGGGAATCCATCTTCTCCCGCCGGATCCGCAACAGCTCGTTTTGTTCTTCTGGCTGCGCGTCCACGCGCGCTTCATCGCTCATGATCCACGATCACTCCTCAGAACGGCCTCAAAGCCTGGCTTACGCAAACTGAATAATAGATAGAATAAGACTGGAAACGGGTCCCAAGGGCATATCCTAAGCCCCTATGGGCAGCTTTGTTCTTCCTTTTGATTGGAGTGGGCGGCCGGGTGGTAGGGCGTCTCCGATCTCTTGCAAAAAGCGCATAGCGAGACCGGGAGCGAAGTGACCCAGGCGAGACTTGTGCTCTGTGAGTGCAAAGGATCTGCGACACCCCACCACCCTCCCCGCTTTCTAACCATATCGGCTCTTAGAGCACATTCGAACCCGTTTTTAAGCGCCGTTTTACTTGATTGGACAAACCCATTGAGTACATCCATTCACAAGAAATTCCTCGGACTGAAAGATCTGTCATCAGGCGGGGATGACCCGTTTGCCTTCGCGGGCTTCCAGCTCCTCGATAAAGCCCAGCAGCACCTCGGTCATTCCGTCACGGCTCACCTGCTCGTTGACCCGATCCTTGATCTTGGCGGCGCCGCGCATGCCGCGCAGGTACCAGGCGGCGTGCTTGCGCATCTCGCGGACGGCCACTTCTTCCCCCCGCAGCCGGATCAGGCGATCCATGTGCACCAGGGCGATCTCGATCTTCTCCCGCGGCTTTGGCTCCGGCAGCAGTTCACCGGTCGTCAGATAGTGAACGGTCCGATACAGCATCCACGGATTGCCCAGAGCGGCTCGGCCGATCATGACGCCGTCGCAGCCGGTCAACTCCAGCATCCGCTTGGCGTCTTCGGGACTTGCGACATCGCCGTTGCCGATCACGGGGATGTCGACGGCTTCCTTCACCTGTCGGATGATGTCCCAGTCCGCTTTACCCGTATACATCTGCACCCGGGTGCGCCCGTGGACGGCTACGGCTTGACCGCCGGCCCGTTCCACCGCCTTGGCGTTTTCGACGGCGTAGATGTGTTCATCATCCCAGCCGATCCGCATCTTCACCGTCACCGGTTTGCTCACCGCCGCCACCACAGCGGAGACGATCGTCTCAATTTTGCCGGGGTCCAACAGCAGACGGGCTCCCGCCTCGCACTTGGTCACCTTGGGCACCGGGCAACCCATGTTGATATCGATAATATCGGCGTTGGTCTGCTGATCGACGATTTTGGCGGCCTCCACCAGCGTCTCCCGATCCCCGCCGACGATCTGTAAGCTGAGGGGTTTTTCCCGCTCATCCACGTACAGCATCTGCTGGGTGCGCTGGTTGCCGTTTAAGATGGCGCGGTCGCTCACCATCTCGGCACAGACCAACCCGCAGCCGAATTCCTTGGCAATCAGGCGGAAGGCCGGGTTGCAAACGCCAGCCATCGGAGCCAGCACCACGTTGTTGGCCGTTTCTACCGGCCCGATTTTTAAGGTTTTCGTCATGGTATCACCCCTCCCCGTCTGGAATCGTTTTTTTCTGTCTGCCCGTCACAGGAGATCGGTCGCACGTGATCCCTGTCGGGCACTTCCTCCGCCCATTGGCCCACGGTCCGTCCGGTGGGCGGTATCACCACATCGCTTGCGATTTCCTTAAGCGGAATCAGGACAAAGGCACGTTCCGTCATGCGCGGATGGGGAACGGTCAGAGACGGTTCCCGGATCACCTGATCCCCCATCAGCAACAAGTCCAAATCAATCGTCCGCGGCCCCCATCGGATCGTCCGCACTCGGTGCAGATCCCGTTCCACTCTCAACATCGCAGCCAATAATTCCGCAGGAGAGAGAGAAGTCTCCACTTCCGCACATCGGTTGAGAAAGTCCGGCTGCTCCAACAGGCCCACCGGCTTGGTTTCGTATATGCGGGACACCCGGACCACCCGGATCCCCTCCTGCCGGTCCAGGCGTGTCAACGCTTCCTTCAGGTTGGCCGTCCGCTCCCCTAAATTGGTGCCCAAGCCGATAAACGCGCGGGTCATGAGCGCCTCCGGTATAATTCCACCCCGACCGCACGATAGTGGCCGGGAATGGGGGGATCCGGTTTGGTCACCTTCACTCTGACTTCTTCCAGCAGGAGAAAATCAGACAGAAGGCGATCCGCCACCCGTTCCGCCACCGCCTCCACCAAGGCGTAGGTCTGTTCTTCCACTTCCGCTTTTACCGCCTGATAGACGAGGCCGTAATCGATGGTCTTCTCCAGATCATCGTTTCGGGCGGCGTCCGATAAATCCAGCTTCAGCTCCAGGTCGACCAGAAAGCGCTGGCCCAGTTTGTTTTCCTCGGCAAAGGCTCCGTGATACGCGTAAAACGCCATCTGTTCAAAAAAGATGGTATCCAAGGAACCCCCTCCTTAAGCCCGCGCCCGGACCATCGCATCCGTCATCCGAGCCACCCGGACCATCGCGCGAACGTCATGAACACGGACAATCCCGCATCCTTTAGCGATCCCCAGGGTGACGGTAGCCCCGGTTCCTTCCACCCGTTCCTCCACGGGCAGATCCAGTGCGATCCCCACCATCGACTTCCGG is a genomic window containing:
- the folB gene encoding dihydroneopterin aldolase, producing the protein MDTIFFEQMAFYAYHGAFAEENKLGQRFLVDLELKLDLSDAARNDDLEKTIDYGLVYQAVKAEVEEQTYALVEAVAERVADRLLSDFLLLEEVRVKVTKPDPPIPGHYRAVGVELYRRRS